DNA from Aquaspirillum sp. LM1:
ATTATTTCCTTCCCCGTGGCCAGGTGTTGCAATGGCATGGCCAGGCCGGCCAGTGCCTGCAGGTGTGTGAGGGTCTGATTGTGCTGGAAGAACTGCTCTGGGTAGAAGAGCAGCTGCTGCAACCCCGCCAGCGCCTGGGCCCTGGCAGCTGCTATGTGTTGCACAGCAGCGGCTGGGTTACCCTCACTGCGCTGGGCGATGCGCAATTGCGGCTGCCGGCCTGCCCGCCACCCGCCGTGCCGGCCCAGTGGTGGGCCACGGGGCTGGCGCGTTTGCGCCGGGTGGCGGACAAGCTGGGCGGGCGGTGGCTGCGACATATCCCTTGGGCTTGGGGGTTTTCAGCCCAGCCTGCGCTTGGGCGGCGACGCTCTCAGCGCCCTGCTTCCTGGCGTGCCTTGTCCAGCAAGGGAGTGAATTCGCGCAGCGACGCCTGATATGCCTGCTGTTTCTGGGCGCAGAAAGTTTGCTGGTCCTGCTGGCGGGCTTGCTGGTTGATTTGTTCGGCAATGCGCTTGCTCAACTGCACGCCTTCCTGTTCGCTCACCTGTCGGGTGCAGCCCAGCAGGGAGAAACCTTGCTGCAGCTGGCTGCTGAGCGTGCGTTGTGGCAGCTGGCACAGTTGTTCCACGCCACTGGCCACCAGCGCGCCGCTGAGCAGGGCGACACACACTTCGCGGGGCGAGGGCGGCGGCGGTTCGGCAGCCTGGGCGCAAGACAGGGCCAGCAGCGCGGCCAGCGCCAGCGGATAACAGGGGGTCATGGGGCATCCGGAAGTGGGGCGCGCGGTGGCACCGGGGTGCTCATGCTACACAGCGCATCGAGGGCGGGCAATCGGGCGCGCTCAGCTTTGCTGCCCGCGCTGGGCGCGTTCTTCGCGCGGGGTCATGCCAAAGTGGTTGCGGTAGGTGCTGGAAAAATGCGGGCCGGAGGAAAACCCGCAGGACAGGCCAATCTGCACAATCGACTTGCTGGTTTGCTGCAGCAACTGGCGGGCGCGACTCAGGCGCAGTTCCAGATAGTATTTGGACGGCACAGTGTTCAGGTGCTGCTTGAACAGCCGTTCCAGCTGGCGGCGGGAGACGCCCACATAAAAGGCGATGTCGTCGGTGGTCAGCGGTTCTTCAATATTGGCTTCCATCAGGCTCACCGCCTCGGTGAGCTTGGGCTGGCTGCCGCCAATGCGGGTTTGCAGCGGAATGCGCTGGCGCTCGTTGCCGGGGCGAACCCGTTCGATGCTGAACACTTCCGACAACTGGGCGGTAAAATCGCTGCCCAATTGCTGGCCAATCAGTGCCAGCATGAAGTCCAGCGTGGCCGCGCCGCCAGCGCAGGAGCCCCGGTTGCGGTCAATTTCATACAGATTGGACGACACAATCACATCGGGAAAATCATCGCTGAAGCGGTTGATTTCCTGCCAGTGCAAGGTGGCGCGGTAGCCGGACAGCAGCCCGGCGCGGGCCATCCAGTAGCTGCCGGTGTCCAGCCCGGCAATAAACAGCTTGTCCGGCGACAGCAGCGCCAGGTGGCGTTGCAGCAGGTCCACGTCCACCGGCAGGTGAATGTCTTCCGCCACGATGAACAAGGCGTCCAGCCGGGGCGCGTAGCTGAGGGTGAGGTCGGTGGTGATGTCCACGCCACAGCCGGCACGCACGCGTTCGCCTTCCAGGCTCAGGGTGAGCGTTTCAAACACCTTGCGTTCGGCCAGCAGATTGGCGCGGGTCAGCGCGTCTACCGCCAGGGCCCAGGCAGAGAGCGAAAATTGCGGCAGCAGCAAAAAGCCGTAGCGCAGGGGTTTGCTGGTGGGCGGAGTGGGTTCCGGCATGGGGCGGTGGCGGGCAGGCAATGGCGGTTGAACGGGCACGTCAGAACTCACACTAGGGCAAATCGGAAAAGATGGCAAGCCGCCAAAAGGAGGATGCAGCGGCGGACGGCAAGGTCAGAGGCAACCTTTATGCCTGTAATCCCGCAGGCTGGCAAGGCCAGCGCGGGACGGATTGGGCCACAGGCAGGCATGGGGTGCGGCCAAGTCTGTGGCAATGGCGCGGCGCACAAAACCCTCCTGGCGTGGTTGTACTGCCTTGCCGTGTCTGCGCCAGCACGCCTGGCCAGGCACGCTACGCTGGGTTGTGTGAGCTGCTCGACACAGGTTGCCAGCATACACCTTAGGCAACGAATGTCGCTTCCATTCGCGTTTACCGTCTTGATGTTGTATCTCCATGTCGCAAAACCGAAGGTGAGCCCCCCCTCCCACGCCTAGAATCGGCGGATGCATGGTCATCCCGCCCCAATCGGGCGCAAGATGAATGTGCACAGCAGACGCATTCTGTCCTAGCCTGAATTGTCGCCCCGCACTGAAAAGAGCCCTACACATGTCCTTGTCCAGCCAGATTGAACTGAAAGCGTTGATTGCCGACGTCACCGCCATTGCCGCCGAGCGCCTGCCGGTGGCCGAGTACGAACGGCTTGCCCCGTATTTTTCTGCCTACTTTGAAGAAGCCGAGGCGGCAGACCTCAAACGCGCTGCGCCGCTGGACCTCTACGGCGCGGCCATGGCCCATCTGGACTTTGCCGGCAGCCGCACGCCGGGCCAGCACAAGGTGCGGGTGTACCACCCGGATTTTGAACGCCACGGCTGGCAATCCACCCACACTGCCATTGAAATCGTCAACGACGACATGCCGTTCCTGATTGATTCGGTGGCCATGCTGCTGGCGCGGCACAACCTCACCCTGCACCTGCTGGTGCATCCGGTGCTGGAAGTGGAACGCGACAGCGCCGGCCAGTTGCTGGCGGTGCGCCGCACCGGCGGGCGCGCCGTGCCGCTGGAATCGCTGATTCATCTGCAGGTGGACCGCATCAGCGACCCGGCGCAGATGGCGCGTATTGCCGAAGAGCTGCAACAGGTGCTGGCCGATATTCGCGTGGCGGTGGAAGACGAACCGGCCATGCGCCATGAACTGCGCACCATCCAGACCGCGCTCAGCCAGGCGGCCCTGCCGCCAGGCAAGCTGGATGTGCAGGAGATTTCCGCATTTCTGGACTGGGTGAACGAGCGGCATTTCCTGCTGCTGGGCTATTGTGCCTACGACCTGGTGCGTACCGACGACGGCGACGCGCTGCGCATTGTGCCGGGCAGCGGCCACGGCATCCTGCGCAATCAGGGCGACAAAACCTTCTCGGCCAGCTTTGCCGTGCTGCCGGCCCATCTGCGCGAGCTGGCCTACGATCCGTCCTGCCCGATCATGCTGAACAAGTCGCAGACCCGTGCCACCATCCACCGCTCGGCGCATCTGGATTTCATCGGCATCAAGCGCTACAACGCCGACGGCCAGGTGGTGGGCGAATGCCGCTTCCTGGGCTTGTACACTGCCGCCGCCTACCATGAATCGCCGCGCAACATCCCGATTCTGCGCCGCAAGATGGACGCGGTGGCCACCGAATGCGATTACGTGGAAAACAGCTACAAGGCCAAAACCTTGCAGTTTGTGCTGGAAAGCTACCCGCGCGACGAGCTGTTTGAAATTCCGGTGGAGGTGCTGCAGCCGATTGCCGAAGGCCTGGTCAACCTGCTGGAGCGCCCGCGCGTGCGCCTGTTCCTGCGCACCGACCTGTACCAGCGCTATGTCAGTGCGCTGGTGTTTGTGCCGCGTGACAGCTTCAGCACCGAAGTGCGGCTGAAAATCGAAAAAGTGCTGATGCAGGCGCTCAATGGCAGCGCCGCCGAATACAGCGTGGCGATTTCCGACACCCATCTGGCGCGGGTGCATTACATCATCCGCACCCCGGCGGGCGCGCTGCCCGACTTTGACGCCCAGGCCATTGAGCTGGACATTGCCCGCATTGTGCGTGGCTGGGGCGACGAGCTGCACCACCAGCTGGTGGACAGCTACGGCGAAGGGCGCGGCAATGTGCTGTTCAGCCAGTACCAGAACGCTTTTCCGGTGGCCTACCGCGAAGATTTCTCGCCGCGTCATGCCGTGCTGGATATTGCCTTGATTGAAGAAGCGCTGGCTGGCGCGCCGCTGGCGCTCAAGCTGTACAAGCCGCTGCGCAAGGGCAGCGCCGGGCAAAACCTGAAAGTGTTCCGCGCCGGCCAGCCGGCCAGCCTGTCGGCCAGCCTGCCGGTGCTGGAAAACATGGGCGTGCGCGTACAGGACGAACGTCCGTATGCGGTGGAACGCGCCGACGGTGCCACGGTGTGGATCAACGACTTTGGCCTGGAAGTGGCCAATGTGGCCCATATCGAACAAGACGACGTGCGCGAGCGTTTCCAGCAGTTGCTGCGTCGGGTGGCAGCCGGCCAGGGCGAGAACGACGGCTTCAACAAGCTGGCGCTGCAAGCCGACCTGGACTGGCATGAAGTGCTGCTGGTGCGTGCGCTGGCCAAGTACCTGCGCCAGGCCGGGCTGACCTTCAGCCAGAGCTATATCGAACAATGCGTGGCCAACTACCCGGCCATCACCCGTGGCCTGGTGCGCTTGTTCATGGCCCGCCTCGACCCGGCCCAGCATGACCGCAGCCATGCCGCCGCGCTGGAAGCCGAGGTGCGCGAGCAGTTTGAACAAGTCAGCAACCTGGACGAAGACCGCATCCTCAACGGCCTGCTGACCATCATCCTGGCCATCCGCCGCACCAACTACTGGCAGCGCGACGCCGCCGGGCAGGTCAAGCCGTATCTGTCGTTCAAGCTGGAATCCGGGGCGATTCCCTTCCTGCCGCAACCGCGCCCGCTGTTTGAAATCTGGGTGTACGGCGCGCGGGTGGAAGGCGTGCATCTGCGCGGCAGCAAGGTGGCGCGTGGCGGCCTGCGCTGGTCGGACCGCATGGAAGACTTCCGCACCGAAGTGCTGGGCCTGGTGAAGGCGCAGATGGTGAAAAACTCGGTGATCGTGCCGATGGGCTCCAAGGGCGGCTTTGTCTGCAAGCAG
Protein-coding regions in this window:
- a CDS encoding GlxA family transcriptional regulator encodes the protein MPVQPPLPARHRPMPEPTPPTSKPLRYGFLLLPQFSLSAWALAVDALTRANLLAERKVFETLTLSLEGERVRAGCGVDITTDLTLSYAPRLDALFIVAEDIHLPVDVDLLQRHLALLSPDKLFIAGLDTGSYWMARAGLLSGYRATLHWQEINRFSDDFPDVIVSSNLYEIDRNRGSCAGGAATLDFMLALIGQQLGSDFTAQLSEVFSIERVRPGNERQRIPLQTRIGGSQPKLTEAVSLMEANIEEPLTTDDIAFYVGVSRRQLERLFKQHLNTVPSKYYLELRLSRARQLLQQTSKSIVQIGLSCGFSSGPHFSSTYRNHFGMTPREERAQRGQQS
- a CDS encoding NAD-glutamate dehydrogenase, with the translated sequence MSLSSQIELKALIADVTAIAAERLPVAEYERLAPYFSAYFEEAEAADLKRAAPLDLYGAAMAHLDFAGSRTPGQHKVRVYHPDFERHGWQSTHTAIEIVNDDMPFLIDSVAMLLARHNLTLHLLVHPVLEVERDSAGQLLAVRRTGGRAVPLESLIHLQVDRISDPAQMARIAEELQQVLADIRVAVEDEPAMRHELRTIQTALSQAALPPGKLDVQEISAFLDWVNERHFLLLGYCAYDLVRTDDGDALRIVPGSGHGILRNQGDKTFSASFAVLPAHLRELAYDPSCPIMLNKSQTRATIHRSAHLDFIGIKRYNADGQVVGECRFLGLYTAAAYHESPRNIPILRRKMDAVATECDYVENSYKAKTLQFVLESYPRDELFEIPVEVLQPIAEGLVNLLERPRVRLFLRTDLYQRYVSALVFVPRDSFSTEVRLKIEKVLMQALNGSAAEYSVAISDTHLARVHYIIRTPAGALPDFDAQAIELDIARIVRGWGDELHHQLVDSYGEGRGNVLFSQYQNAFPVAYREDFSPRHAVLDIALIEEALAGAPLALKLYKPLRKGSAGQNLKVFRAGQPASLSASLPVLENMGVRVQDERPYAVERADGATVWINDFGLEVANVAHIEQDDVRERFQQLLRRVAAGQGENDGFNKLALQADLDWHEVLLVRALAKYLRQAGLTFSQSYIEQCVANYPAITRGLVRLFMARLDPAQHDRSHAAALEAEVREQFEQVSNLDEDRILNGLLTIILAIRRTNYWQRDAAGQVKPYLSFKLESGAIPFLPQPRPLFEIWVYGARVEGVHLRGSKVARGGLRWSDRMEDFRTEVLGLVKAQMVKNSVIVPMGSKGGFVCKQLPPASEREAWLTEGVACYKMFISGLLDLTDNLVNGQIVPPEAVLRLDEDDPYLVVAADKGTATFSDIANSVSEAYGFWLGDAFASGGSAGYDHKKMGITARGAWESVKRHFRHLGINTQTQDFTVIGIGDMAGDVFGNGMLLSEHIRLLAAFNHQHIFLDPNPDAASSFAERARLFNLPRSSWSDYNTALISDGGGVFERRAKSIPLSPPVRAWLGVERDSMAPNELIHAILQAPADLLYNGGIGTYIKASTQSHAEANDRANDGLRVNGNELRVKVIGEGGNLGITQLGRIECARHGVALSSDAIDNSAGVDCSDHEVNIKILLGGVMQAGDMTLKQRNLLLAEMTDEVGQLVLRNNYLQTQILAVNKAHAAQMLSAQQRMITQMEKTGELNRALEFLPDDSAIAERRASRQGLTSPEVAVLLAYSKISLDRALQASTLPDHPDLDSVLVNYFPTALQSRFTDAMHRHPLKREIIANQLANQVVNRMGTTFIFRMQEESAWPAADITQAWVTVNRIFDGEALWNAIEALDNQAPADVQVSMLVQVRTLIERATRWLLRNGRPLDGMAAWVARCYAPMASLLAGLPSWIDAAHYPAVADWEQRLSSASVPAGLAGVIARLDFAVAGFDILDLAQAQSLPLGVVAANYFELGRVLQLDWLRDAITRLPRDNRWQALTRSALRDDLYRLHRELTASALTCPVCGDQQYAAHWLAGKGEQLEVCKQMLTELQSYDTLDLAMLSAGMREVGNHLMR